A region from the Lutra lutra chromosome 1, mLutLut1.2, whole genome shotgun sequence genome encodes:
- the WIZ gene encoding protein Wiz isoform X5: MDGPLAGGLAAPDRPRGPERLPGPAPREDIEGGAEAAEGEGGIFRSTHYLPVTKEGPRDILDGRGGISVANFDPGTFSLMRCDFCGAGFDTRAGLSSHARAHLRDFGITNWELTVSPINILQELLATSAAERPPSPLGCEPGGSPSSFLTSRRPRLPLAVPFPPTWAEDPGPAYGDGLGSEENTMVAMDLGSPPLPKKSLPVPGPLEQVANRLSSKVAAEVPHGSKQELPDLKAQSLTTCEVCGACFETRKGLSSHARSHLRQLGVAESESSGAPIDLLYELVKQKGLPDTPLGLPPGLSKKSNSPKEVVAGAPRPGLLALAKPLDAPAVNKAIKSPPGFSTKGLAHPPSSPLLKKAPLALAGSPTPKNPEDKSPQLSLSPRPASPKAQWPQSEDDGPLNLTLDSDGGRELDCQLCGAWFETRKGLSSHARAHLRHLGVSDPDAKGSPIDVLHGLIRRDGVQIRLPPGRGTLAQLGRPPPTSAALSLLPPPPPAKKAKLKAAGTASPWGKQDLSAAGIFWASDVEPSPLNLSSGPEPARDIRCEFCGEFFENRKGLSSHARSHLRQMGVTEWYVNGSPIDTLREILKRRTQSRPGGPPNPPGPSPKALAKVVGSGGPGSSLETRSPADLHLSPLAKKLPPPPGSPLGHSPTASPPTARKMFPGLAAPSLPKKLKPEQMRVEIKREMLPGALHGDPHPSEGPWAAPREDMAPLNLSSRAEPVRDIRCEFCGEFFENRKGLSSHARSHLRQMGVTEWSVNGSPIDTLREILKKKSKPCLIKKEPPAGDLAPALAEDGPPTAAPGPVQASLPLAPMAGRPGKPGAGPAQVPRELSLAPITGAKPTATGYLGSVAAKRPLQEDRLLPAEVKAKTYIQTELPFKAKTLHEKTSHSSTEACCELCGLYFENRKALASHARAHLRQFGVTEWCVNGSPIETLSEWIKHRPQKVGAYRSYIQGGRPFTKKFRSAGHGRDSDKRPPLGLAPGGLAVVGRSAGGEPGPEAGRAADSGERPLAASPPGTVKAEEHQRQNINKFERRQARPPDASAVRGGEEVNDLQQKLEEVRQPPPRVRPVPSLVPRPPQTSLVKFVGNIYTLKCRFCEVEFQGPLSIQEEWVRHLQRHILEMNFSKADPPPEEPRAPQAQTAAAEAP, from the exons ATGGATGGGCCCCTGGCAGGCGGCCTGGCCGCGCCAGATCGTCCTCGTGGCCCTGAGAGACTGCCTGGCCCAGCACCGAGGGAAGACATTGAAGGTGGGGCCGAGGCTGCCGAAGGGGAAGGTGGCATCTTCCGGTCTACCCATTACCTGCCTGTCACCAAGGAGGGACCCCGAGACATTCTGGATGGCAGAGGTGGCATTTCTG tGGCTAACTTTGACCCAGGCACCTTCAGCCTGATGCGTTGTGACTTCTGTGGGGCTGGCTTCGACACGCGGGCCGGCCTCTCCAGCCACGCCCGAGCCCACCTGCGAGACTTCGGCATCACTAACTGGGAGCTCACCGTGTCACCCATCAATATCTTGCAAGAGCTGCTGGCCACCTCTGCTGCTGAgcggccccccagccccctgggcTGCGAACCTGGGGGGTCGCCTAGCAGCTTCCTGACCTCGCGTCGGCCACGCTTACCTCTCGCAGTGCCCTTTCCACCCACCTGGGCTGAGGACCCTGGGCCAGCCTACGGAGATG GCCTGGGTTCTGAGGAAAACACAATGGTGGCCATGGACTTGGGCTCCCCCCCGCTCCCCAAGAAGAGCCTGCCTGTCCCTGGACCCTTGGAGCAGGTGGCCAATCGGCTGAGTAGCAAAGTGGCTGCAGAGGTTCCTCATGGCAGCAAGCAGGAGTTGCCAGATCTCAAGG cccagagcctgactaCCTGCGAGGTCTGCGGTGCCTGCTTTGAGACACGAAAGGGCCTGTCCAGCCACGCGCGCTCCCACCTGCGGCAGCTGGGGGTCGCCGAGTCGGAGAGCAGCGGAGCCCCCATTGACCTCCTCTACGAGCTTGTGAAGCAGAAGGGCCTGCCTGACACACCCCTCGGGCTGCCCCCAGGCCTGTCTAAGAAGTCCAACTCACCTAAGGAGGTGGTCGCTGGGGCCCCTCGGCCTGGCCTGCTTGCCTTGGCCAAGCCCTTGGATGCCCCGGCTGTCAACAAGGCCATCAAGTCACCTCCTGGCTTCTCGACCAAGGGCTTGGCCCATCCACCCAGCTCCCCACTCCTCAAGAAGGCACCACTGGCCCTGGCGGGCTCCCCTACCCCCAAGAATCCTGAGGACAAGAGCCCCCAGCTGTCCCTGAGCCCCCGGCCAGCCTCCCCAAAGGCACAGTGGCCCCAGTCTGAGGACGATGGGCCCCTGAACCTCA CTTTAGATAGTGACGGGGGCAGAGAGCTGGACTGCCAGCTGTGCGGTGCCTGGTTTGAGACCCGCAAGGGCCTGTCCAGCCACGCCCGTGCCCACCTGCGCCACCTGGGCGTCAGCGACCCGGACGCCAAGGGATCCCCCATAGACGTGCTCCACGGGCTCATCAGGAGGGACGGCGTCCAGATCCGCCTCCCACCCGGGCGCGGCACCCTGGCCCAGCTGGGGCGGCCTCCTCCTACCTCTGCGGCCCTCTCcttgctcccccccccaccgccggcCAAGAAGGCCAAGCTGAAGGCCGCGGGTACGGCCAGCCCCTGGGGGAAGCAGGACCTCTCGGCCGCCGGCATTTTCTGGGCCTCTGATGTGGAGCCGTCTCCTCTCAACCTCT CCTCTGGCCCAGAGCCAGCTCGAGACATCCGCTGTGAGTTCTGTGGTGAGTTCTTCGAGAACCGAAAGGGCCTATCAAGTCACGCACGCTCGCACCTGCGGCAGATGGGCGTGACAGAGTGGTATGTCAACGGCTCACCCATTGACACACTACGGGAGATCCTCAAGAGACGGACCCAGTCCCGGCCTGGCGGCCCCCCTAACCCTCCAGGGCCGAGCCCGAAAGCCCTGGCTAAGGTGGTGGGCAGCGGAGGTCCCGGTAGCTCGCTGGAAACCCGCAGCCCTGCAGACCTTCACCTCTCACCCCTGGCCAAGAAGTTGCCACCGCCAccaggcagccccctgggccACTCACCAACTGCCTCTCCTCCCACGGCCCGGAAGATGTTCCCAGGCCTGGCCGCACCCTCCCTGCCCAAGAAGCTGAAGCCTGAACAAATGAGGGTGGAGATCAAACGGGAGATGCTGCCAGGGGCCCTTCATGGGGATCCACACCCATCCGAGGGTCCCTGGGCAGCGCCACGGGAAGACATGGCCCCCCTGAACCTGT CGTCCCGGGCAGAGCCTGTTCGTGACATCCGCTGTGAGTTCTGCGGTGAGTTCTTCGAGAACCGCAAGGGCCTGTCAAGCCACGCGCGCTCCCACCTGCGGCAGATGGGCGTGACTGAGTGGTCTGTCAACGGTTCGCCCATCGACACGCTGCGGGAGATCCTCAAGAAGAAGTCCAAACCGTGCCTCATCAAGAAAGAGCCACCAGCCGGAGACCTGGCCCCTGCCTTGGCTGAGGATGGGCCTCCCACAGCTGCTCCTGGGCCTGTGCAGGCCTCTCTGCCACTGGCGCCAATGGCTGGCCGCCCAGGCAAACCAGGAGCTGGGCCGGCCCAGGTTCCTCGAGAGCTCAGCCTGGCGCCCATCACTGGTGCCAAGCCCACAGCCACTGGCTACCTGGGCTCAGTGGCAGCCAAGCGGCCCCTGCAGGAGGACCGCCTCCTCCCAGCAGAGGTCAAGGCCAAGACCTACATCCAGACCGAACTGCCCTTCAAGGCAAAGACCCTCCACGAGAAGACCTCCCACTCCT ccaCTGAGGCCTGCTGTGAGCTGTGTGGCCTTTACTTCGAAAACCGCAAGGCCCTGGCGAGCCACGCGCGGGCGCACCTGCGGCAATTTGGCGTGACCGAGTGGTGTGTGAACGGCTCACCCATTGAGACACTGAGCGAGTGGATAAAGCACCGGCCCCAGAAGGTGGGGGCCTACCGCAGCTACATCCAGGGCGGCCGCCCCTTCACCAAGAAATTCCGCAGCGCCGGCCACGGCCGTGACAGCGACAAGCGGCCGCCCCTAGGGCTGGCACCCGGGGGCCTGGCTGTGGTGGGCCGCAGTGCTGGGGGTGAGCCAGGGCCTGAGGCTGGCCGGGCAGCTGACAGTGGTGAGCGGCCTCTGGCAGCCAGCCCGCCAGGCACTGTGAAGGCCGAGGAGCACCAGCGGCAGAACATCAACA AATTTGAACGCCGACAAGCCCGGCCTCCAGATGCCTCTGCAGTCCGGGGGGGCGAAGAGGTCAATGATCTAcagcagaagctggaagaggtgCGGCAGCCCCCGCCCCGGGTCCGGCCGGTCCCCTCCCTGGTACCCCGGCCCCCCCAGACATCACtggtcaaatttgttggcaaCATCTACACCCTCAAGTGCAG GTTCTGTGAGGTGGAATTCCAGGGGCCCCTCTCTATCCAGGAGGAGTGGGTGCGGCACTTACAGCGGCACATCCTGGAGATGAATTTCTCCAAAGCGGACCCCCCGCCTGAGGAGCCCCGGGCCCCGCAGGCACAGACAGCGGCGGCAGAGGCGCCCTAA
- the WIZ gene encoding protein Wiz isoform X7: MDGPLAGGLAAPDRPRGPERLPGPAPREDIEGGAEAAEGEGGIFRSTHYLPVTKEGPRDILDGRGGISVANFDPGTFSLMRCDFCGAGFDTRAGLSSHARAHLRDFGITNWELTVSPINILQELLATSAAERPPSPLGCEPGGSPSSFLTSRRPRLPLAVPFPPTWAEDPGPAYGDAQSLTTCEVCGACFETRKGLSSHARSHLRQLGVAESESSGAPIDLLYELVKQKGLPDTPLGLPPGLSKKSNSPKEVVAGAPRPGLLALAKPLDAPAVNKAIKSPPGFSTKGLAHPPSSPLLKKAPLALAGSPTPKNPEDKSPQLSLSPRPASPKAQWPQSEDDGPLNLTSGPEPARDIRCEFCGEFFENRKGLSSHARSHLRQMGVTEWYVNGSPIDTLREILKRRTQSRPGGPPNPPGPSPKALAKVVGSGGPGSSLETRSPADLHLSPLAKKLPPPPGSPLGHSPTASPPTARKMFPGLAAPSLPKKLKPEQMRVEIKREMLPGALHGDPHPSEGPWAAPREDMAPLNLSSRAEPVRDIRCEFCGEFFENRKGLSSHARSHLRQMGVTEWSVNGSPIDTLREILKKKSKPCLIKKEPPAGDLAPALAEDGPPTAAPGPVQASLPLAPMAGRPGKPGAGPAQVPRELSLAPITGAKPTATGYLGSVAAKRPLQEDRLLPAEVKAKTYIQTELPFKAKTLHEKTSHSSTEACCELCGLYFENRKALASHARAHLRQFGVTEWCVNGSPIETLSEWIKHRPQKVGAYRSYIQGGRPFTKKFRSAGHGRDSDKRPPLGLAPGGLAVVGRSAGGEPGPEAGRAADSGERPLAASPPGTVKAEEHQRQNINKFERRQARPPDASAVRGGEEVNDLQQKLEEVRQPPPRVRPVPSLVPRPPQTSLVKFVGNIYTLKCRFCEVEFQGPLSIQEEWVRHLQRHILEMNFSKADPPPEEPRAPQAQTAAAEAP, from the exons ATGGATGGGCCCCTGGCAGGCGGCCTGGCCGCGCCAGATCGTCCTCGTGGCCCTGAGAGACTGCCTGGCCCAGCACCGAGGGAAGACATTGAAGGTGGGGCCGAGGCTGCCGAAGGGGAAGGTGGCATCTTCCGGTCTACCCATTACCTGCCTGTCACCAAGGAGGGACCCCGAGACATTCTGGATGGCAGAGGTGGCATTTCTG tGGCTAACTTTGACCCAGGCACCTTCAGCCTGATGCGTTGTGACTTCTGTGGGGCTGGCTTCGACACGCGGGCCGGCCTCTCCAGCCACGCCCGAGCCCACCTGCGAGACTTCGGCATCACTAACTGGGAGCTCACCGTGTCACCCATCAATATCTTGCAAGAGCTGCTGGCCACCTCTGCTGCTGAgcggccccccagccccctgggcTGCGAACCTGGGGGGTCGCCTAGCAGCTTCCTGACCTCGCGTCGGCCACGCTTACCTCTCGCAGTGCCCTTTCCACCCACCTGGGCTGAGGACCCTGGGCCAGCCTACGGAGATG cccagagcctgactaCCTGCGAGGTCTGCGGTGCCTGCTTTGAGACACGAAAGGGCCTGTCCAGCCACGCGCGCTCCCACCTGCGGCAGCTGGGGGTCGCCGAGTCGGAGAGCAGCGGAGCCCCCATTGACCTCCTCTACGAGCTTGTGAAGCAGAAGGGCCTGCCTGACACACCCCTCGGGCTGCCCCCAGGCCTGTCTAAGAAGTCCAACTCACCTAAGGAGGTGGTCGCTGGGGCCCCTCGGCCTGGCCTGCTTGCCTTGGCCAAGCCCTTGGATGCCCCGGCTGTCAACAAGGCCATCAAGTCACCTCCTGGCTTCTCGACCAAGGGCTTGGCCCATCCACCCAGCTCCCCACTCCTCAAGAAGGCACCACTGGCCCTGGCGGGCTCCCCTACCCCCAAGAATCCTGAGGACAAGAGCCCCCAGCTGTCCCTGAGCCCCCGGCCAGCCTCCCCAAAGGCACAGTGGCCCCAGTCTGAGGACGATGGGCCCCTGAACCTCA CCTCTGGCCCAGAGCCAGCTCGAGACATCCGCTGTGAGTTCTGTGGTGAGTTCTTCGAGAACCGAAAGGGCCTATCAAGTCACGCACGCTCGCACCTGCGGCAGATGGGCGTGACAGAGTGGTATGTCAACGGCTCACCCATTGACACACTACGGGAGATCCTCAAGAGACGGACCCAGTCCCGGCCTGGCGGCCCCCCTAACCCTCCAGGGCCGAGCCCGAAAGCCCTGGCTAAGGTGGTGGGCAGCGGAGGTCCCGGTAGCTCGCTGGAAACCCGCAGCCCTGCAGACCTTCACCTCTCACCCCTGGCCAAGAAGTTGCCACCGCCAccaggcagccccctgggccACTCACCAACTGCCTCTCCTCCCACGGCCCGGAAGATGTTCCCAGGCCTGGCCGCACCCTCCCTGCCCAAGAAGCTGAAGCCTGAACAAATGAGGGTGGAGATCAAACGGGAGATGCTGCCAGGGGCCCTTCATGGGGATCCACACCCATCCGAGGGTCCCTGGGCAGCGCCACGGGAAGACATGGCCCCCCTGAACCTGT CGTCCCGGGCAGAGCCTGTTCGTGACATCCGCTGTGAGTTCTGCGGTGAGTTCTTCGAGAACCGCAAGGGCCTGTCAAGCCACGCGCGCTCCCACCTGCGGCAGATGGGCGTGACTGAGTGGTCTGTCAACGGTTCGCCCATCGACACGCTGCGGGAGATCCTCAAGAAGAAGTCCAAACCGTGCCTCATCAAGAAAGAGCCACCAGCCGGAGACCTGGCCCCTGCCTTGGCTGAGGATGGGCCTCCCACAGCTGCTCCTGGGCCTGTGCAGGCCTCTCTGCCACTGGCGCCAATGGCTGGCCGCCCAGGCAAACCAGGAGCTGGGCCGGCCCAGGTTCCTCGAGAGCTCAGCCTGGCGCCCATCACTGGTGCCAAGCCCACAGCCACTGGCTACCTGGGCTCAGTGGCAGCCAAGCGGCCCCTGCAGGAGGACCGCCTCCTCCCAGCAGAGGTCAAGGCCAAGACCTACATCCAGACCGAACTGCCCTTCAAGGCAAAGACCCTCCACGAGAAGACCTCCCACTCCT ccaCTGAGGCCTGCTGTGAGCTGTGTGGCCTTTACTTCGAAAACCGCAAGGCCCTGGCGAGCCACGCGCGGGCGCACCTGCGGCAATTTGGCGTGACCGAGTGGTGTGTGAACGGCTCACCCATTGAGACACTGAGCGAGTGGATAAAGCACCGGCCCCAGAAGGTGGGGGCCTACCGCAGCTACATCCAGGGCGGCCGCCCCTTCACCAAGAAATTCCGCAGCGCCGGCCACGGCCGTGACAGCGACAAGCGGCCGCCCCTAGGGCTGGCACCCGGGGGCCTGGCTGTGGTGGGCCGCAGTGCTGGGGGTGAGCCAGGGCCTGAGGCTGGCCGGGCAGCTGACAGTGGTGAGCGGCCTCTGGCAGCCAGCCCGCCAGGCACTGTGAAGGCCGAGGAGCACCAGCGGCAGAACATCAACA AATTTGAACGCCGACAAGCCCGGCCTCCAGATGCCTCTGCAGTCCGGGGGGGCGAAGAGGTCAATGATCTAcagcagaagctggaagaggtgCGGCAGCCCCCGCCCCGGGTCCGGCCGGTCCCCTCCCTGGTACCCCGGCCCCCCCAGACATCACtggtcaaatttgttggcaaCATCTACACCCTCAAGTGCAG GTTCTGTGAGGTGGAATTCCAGGGGCCCCTCTCTATCCAGGAGGAGTGGGTGCGGCACTTACAGCGGCACATCCTGGAGATGAATTTCTCCAAAGCGGACCCCCCGCCTGAGGAGCCCCGGGCCCCGCAGGCACAGACAGCGGCGGCAGAGGCGCCCTAA